DNA from Streptosporangiales bacterium:
ACTCGCCGACCCGGATGCAGAACGGCGGGTAGTCGTCTTCGGGGTCGAACTTCTCCGGCCCGCAGTCGACCACGTCGTGGCCGTGCTCCTTCAGCCACTCGGCCAGCTGCGTCTTGAGCTCGTAACCCGCGTGATCGGACCCGATGTACACGTGCATGGGCGAAAGTCTGGCAGGCCCCCACCCGCGGGCGCGCAGGGGTAGTGTCTCGGCACACGGGAACCGCCACCCTTGAGGCGCCAGGGGAACTGTGGTATACCAAATTTCATCATTCGGGGAACAGCCCATGCCAAGGGGAAGCCCGTGAAGCACCGTAAGACGGTCTGGCTGGTACCGATAATCATCCTGCTCTGCTACCTCGTGCCCTACACGCTGTTGCGGGACGTCGATGCGTGGTACGGCAGCATGCTCTTCTGGATCCTTGCGACCGCCGTCGTGATCGGCCTGAACGCAGTCATCAGCTCGACCTGGCGGGACGAACAGTGAACGCCACCTACATCTGGATCGGCATCGCGATCTACGTCGTGTTCGCCGGCGTGACCGCGTACCTCTCCCGCCGCGGCGCCGAGCGCACGATGTCCGGGTACTTCCTCGGCAACCGCAACATGGGCGGCTTCGTCTCGGCGATGAGCTACAGCGCCACGACGTACAGCGCTTTCATGCTCATCGGTCTCGCCGGCCTCACCTACTCAGGCGGCGTGGGCGCACTCGGCTTCGAGCTGATCTACCTGTGCGGCGTCACGCTCGTGCTCGTCTTCGGGCCGCGGTTCTGGTTGGCAGGTAAGCGGTTCGGCTACGTCACGCCCTCGGAGATGCTCGGCGGCCGCTACGACAGCAAGGCGGTGGCGATCGTCGCCGCGGCCTGCAGCTGCGTCTTCCTCATCCCGTACGCCGCCGTGCAGCTGGCCGGCGTCGGCTACCTGTTGTCGGGCATGACGAACGACGCCATCTCGTTCACCACTGGCACGTTGCTCGCTACCATCCTCGCGATCGTCTTCTCCCTGGTCGCTGGCCTGCGGTCGGTGGCGTGGACGGACTCCCTGCAGGCGATCATCATGGTCATCAGCGCCACCATCATCGTGGCGGTGATCATCGACCGGTTGGGCGGGCTCGGCACGTTCTTCGACACGCTGCAGACCGACCACGCCGGCATGCTGAGCGTGCCTGGCAACGGGTTCTTCACGTTCAGCATGTTCCTCGGGCTCACGCTGCCGTGGGTGTTCTTCAGCATCTCCAACCCGCAGGTGAGCCAGCGGCTGTTCACGCCACGGTCGATGGGCGACCTGCGCCGGATGCTGCTCGGCTTCATGGTCTTCGGCTTCATCTACACGCTGGTCGCCGTCACGTGGGGCTTCGCCGCGGCGATCCAGTTCCCCGAGCTGAAGACCGGCGACCTCGCGACGCCGTCGCTGCTGTCGTCCGGTCTGGTCCCGTCCGTGCTCGGCATCATCGTGATGATCGGCATCATGGCCGCCGCGGTCTCGACCATCGACTCCATCCTGCTGACCCTCTCCTCGATGCTCACCCGCGACGTCTACGCGGTGGCGAAGCCGTCGTCGAGCGACGGCAGGCAGCTGCTGCTCGGCAAGATCACCATCCCGGTGATCGCCGTGCTCGCCTTCCTGTTCGCCCGCCTCGAACTCAACCTGATCGCGGTGCTCTCGGTCTCCGCGTCCGCCGGTCTGCTAGTCATGGTGCCGGCGATCGTCGGCACATTCTTCTGGAAGCGCGGCACCGCGGCCGGCGTGTTGAGCAGCATCATCGTCGGCGGTGCCGTGGTGTTCTACCTGGAGTTCACCGCGACCCGACTGCTCGGCCAGGGCAGCGGCGTGTGGGGCCTGCTGGTCTCGCTCACCCTGTTCGTCGTCGTCAGCCTGCTGACCAAGGCACCGCAGGAAAGGGCGGACGAGTTCCTGGCCAGCACGAGAACGGACCTGAGGAAGCGCCAGGCGGTCTAGGACTTCCGCGCGGCGGCGGACTTCTTGGCGCGCTTGGCCTTCGTACGCGACGGGGCCTGCTTCGCCGGTCGCTCCTGCTCGACGTAGCCGGCGCTCAGGATGTGCTTCTCGGTGATCGCGGCGGCCCGGTCGCCGTCGCGTGCGGCCAGCGCCTCGATCAGCTCGGCGTGCTGCTTGGCCGACTCGCGGTGGCTG
Protein-coding regions in this window:
- a CDS encoding sodium:solute symporter family protein, with translation MNATYIWIGIAIYVVFAGVTAYLSRRGAERTMSGYFLGNRNMGGFVSAMSYSATTYSAFMLIGLAGLTYSGGVGALGFELIYLCGVTLVLVFGPRFWLAGKRFGYVTPSEMLGGRYDSKAVAIVAAACSCVFLIPYAAVQLAGVGYLLSGMTNDAISFTTGTLLATILAIVFSLVAGLRSVAWTDSLQAIIMVISATIIVAVIIDRLGGLGTFFDTLQTDHAGMLSVPGNGFFTFSMFLGLTLPWVFFSISNPQVSQRLFTPRSMGDLRRMLLGFMVFGFIYTLVAVTWGFAAAIQFPELKTGDLATPSLLSSGLVPSVLGIIVMIGIMAAAVSTIDSILLTLSSMLTRDVYAVAKPSSSDGRQLLLGKITIPVIAVLAFLFARLELNLIAVLSVSASAGLLVMVPAIVGTFFWKRGTAAGVLSSIIVGGAVVFYLEFTATRLLGQGSGVWGLLVSLTLFVVVSLLTKAPQERADEFLASTRTDLRKRQAV